A single window of Streptomyces griseoviridis DNA harbors:
- a CDS encoding glycosyltransferase family 87 protein, whose amino-acid sequence MPSAESTQASAHEPEPVLPTREDPVARSGSELIGGPLGRFALTGTSWWTPVRVIALLAIGMFALGLVQKAPCYNGAWFFGASSQYTKACYSDIPHLYQGRGFADGLVPYFDRLPGDMPYLEYPVLTGVFMEVAGWLTPGSGTIQHQEQWYWMVNAGMLMVCAAIIAVCVTRTHARRPWDGLLVALAPAFALTATINWDLLAVALTAAAMLMWSRSRPIAFGVLLGLATAAKLYPLFLLGPLFVLCWRAGRWREFGKALGGTAVAWIVVNLPVMVLAWDGWAQFYRFSHDRGVDFGSFWLILAQNSTDPLTTDTVNTLATLLVLLGCAGIAALTLTAPRRPRFAQLAFLVVAVFILTNKVYSPQYVLWLVPLAVLARPKWRDFLIWQACEVLYFLGIWMYLAYTTSGDAHKGLPQDGYHWAIAAHLLGTLYLCAVVVRDILLPERDPVRRSGDDDPSGGVLDGARDVFVLGAAARPVRQEAPVEGPSVDWGSGAAGGPGPSPADRSL is encoded by the coding sequence ATGCCCAGTGCAGAATCGACGCAAGCGAGCGCGCACGAGCCCGAGCCGGTACTGCCCACCAGGGAGGACCCGGTCGCCCGGTCAGGCAGCGAGCTGATCGGCGGCCCGCTCGGGCGGTTCGCCCTGACCGGCACGTCCTGGTGGACCCCGGTGCGGGTCATCGCGCTCCTGGCGATCGGCATGTTCGCCCTCGGCCTGGTCCAGAAGGCGCCCTGCTACAACGGCGCCTGGTTCTTCGGCGCCAGTTCGCAGTACACCAAGGCCTGCTACTCGGACATCCCGCACCTGTACCAGGGGCGCGGTTTCGCCGACGGGCTCGTGCCGTACTTCGACAGGCTCCCCGGCGACATGCCCTACCTCGAGTACCCGGTGCTCACCGGCGTGTTCATGGAAGTGGCCGGCTGGCTCACGCCGGGCAGCGGCACCATCCAGCACCAGGAGCAGTGGTACTGGATGGTCAACGCCGGGATGCTGATGGTGTGCGCGGCCATCATCGCCGTCTGCGTGACCCGTACGCACGCCAGGCGCCCCTGGGACGGCCTGCTGGTCGCCCTCGCGCCCGCCTTCGCGCTCACCGCGACCATCAACTGGGACCTGCTGGCGGTCGCTCTGACGGCCGCGGCGATGCTGATGTGGTCCCGGAGCCGCCCGATCGCCTTCGGCGTCCTCCTGGGGCTCGCCACGGCCGCCAAGCTCTATCCCCTCTTCCTGCTCGGCCCGCTGTTCGTGCTGTGCTGGCGGGCGGGCAGGTGGCGGGAGTTCGGCAAGGCCCTCGGCGGCACCGCCGTCGCCTGGATCGTGGTCAACCTGCCGGTGATGGTGCTCGCCTGGGACGGCTGGGCGCAGTTCTACCGCTTCAGCCACGACCGGGGCGTCGACTTCGGCTCGTTCTGGCTGATCCTGGCCCAGAACTCGACCGACCCGCTGACCACCGACACCGTCAACACCCTGGCCACGCTGCTGGTGCTGCTCGGCTGCGCGGGCATCGCCGCCCTCACGCTGACGGCGCCGCGCCGGCCGCGGTTCGCGCAACTCGCCTTCCTGGTCGTCGCGGTGTTCATCCTCACCAACAAGGTCTACTCGCCGCAGTACGTGCTGTGGCTGGTGCCGCTGGCCGTCCTGGCCCGGCCCAAGTGGCGCGACTTCCTGATCTGGCAGGCCTGCGAGGTCCTGTACTTCCTGGGCATCTGGATGTACCTCGCCTACACGACCAGCGGAGACGCCCACAAGGGACTGCCGCAGGACGGCTACCACTGGGCGATCGCCGCCCACCTGCTCGGCACGCTCTACCTGTGCGCCGTCGTGGTGCGCGACATCCTGCTGCCGGAACGGGACCCGGTGCGCAGGTCGGGCGACGACGATCCGTCGGGCGGCGTGCTCGACGGGGCCCGGGACGTCTTCGTGCTCGGCGCCGCGGCCCGCCCGGTGCGTCAGGAGGCGCCCGTGGAGGGGCCGTCGGTGGACTGGGGCAGCGGCGCCGCGGGCGGGCCAGGACCGTCCCCGGCGGACCGTTCGCTCTGA
- a CDS encoding LuxR C-terminal-related transcriptional regulator, translated as MAIPTNGGTGVIDRLCADNLDLEILRLMRKGLPDQAIAQHLALGHRTVQRRVNRLMEHLQARGRFALGLRVSELGLLDEAA; from the coding sequence ATGGCAATTCCGACCAATGGGGGAACGGGAGTGATCGACCGCCTATGCGCCGATAACCTGGATCTGGAAATACTGCGCCTGATGCGCAAAGGCCTACCGGACCAAGCGATCGCCCAGCATCTCGCGCTGGGCCACCGCACCGTCCAACGCAGGGTGAACCGCCTGATGGAGCACCTGCAAGCGCGCGGACGGTTCGCGCTCGGCCTCCGTGTGAGCGAGCTGGGGCTGCTCGACGAAGCCGCCTGA
- a CDS encoding DUF2690 domain-containing protein, translating into MSVRVSAVVTAAMAAVLIPLAGTSYAASCSGTGCDNKGPVGYGCDADAVTKKTVSDGIRKAELRWSAKCAAGWVRGSDPVGKDDYWAHYAYIEKHSTESGAPLLKSLSVAIPDGGSDWSNMLGGSNYYYRVCQKDAGTLEVWCSGYW; encoded by the coding sequence ATGTCCGTCCGGGTGTCCGCGGTCGTCACGGCGGCCATGGCCGCCGTCCTGATACCGCTGGCCGGCACCTCGTACGCCGCTTCCTGTTCCGGCACCGGCTGCGACAACAAGGGTCCGGTCGGCTACGGATGCGACGCCGACGCCGTGACGAAGAAGACCGTTTCCGACGGGATCAGAAAGGCCGAGCTGCGCTGGTCCGCCAAGTGCGCGGCCGGATGGGTCCGCGGGAGCGACCCGGTCGGCAAGGACGACTACTGGGCGCACTACGCCTACATCGAGAAGCACAGCACGGAGAGCGGCGCCCCGCTGCTCAAGTCGCTCTCGGTGGCGATCCCCGACGGGGGTTCGGACTGGTCCAACATGCTCGGCGGGTCCAACTACTACTACCGCGTCTGCCAGAAGGACGCCGGCACGCTCGAGGTGTGGTGCAGCGGCTACTGGTAG
- a CDS encoding transglycosylase domain-containing protein yields the protein MSEHRRKPPQPQGGGRAAARRGQSGPSSGRRAAPRGATGSASEYGLGQEPMDEERSYGGRAESRRASQKSGGGRRRAAEPARGGRRGAPPGGPSGPGRGRGRPDEPGKKRFIDYPRAGKYGAGRWLPSWKLVTGAFIAFFGGMIAVAGVGYAFVVVPDIDKTASAQNNVFYWSDGSQMVSTGGEVNRQNINISQIPKEMQYAVISQENKTFETDGGVDPKGIARAFFNMARGGQTQGGSTITQQYVKNAMLNDQSQTVSRKFKEILVSIKVGAKVPKDQIMAGYLNSAYYGRSAYGLQAASRAYFNKEAKNLNAGECAFLAATLKGATYYDPAGNPSIDSVNATRQANTRRALSQMQDTLDKMVEYGHLPAAERAKYTKLPKLENPRSNFALSGQIGYLVDLAKGYLVNNTDITSERLQQGGFSIHTTFDKNKVKELEAAVTKVQKANIKPELRPKTDTHVQFGGASVDPATGAIRAIYGGTDATKHFTNNADVTGAQVGSTFKPFVLAAAMKWGVRDKSLGEEQAQDERTQVSPKSLFSGKDQLKIKKYDGTVWQNEKGKEWLQTNDGNKDYGTPPDYKIDLREAMRESVNSAFVQLGMDVGLDKVKEAAIDAGLKEDSLAGTSFPSFSIGISDPSAIRMAGAYATFAASGERRDPYSVKSVTDKDGTVYTHKVKTAQAFTSQVADNVTDVLKTVVEKGTGSNAQLPGREVAGKTGTTDGNKSAWFVGYTPQLSTSITMFRYDDDESQKNRTFLKMFGTGNQAKIHGASFPSEIWHDYMAQAMKGLPVEKFPTPEPIGEVVNADPTPTPTPTPSETEEESPTPSPTPSKTETTPSAPPSPTESCRFSWQCNEDTGGTDDGGTDGGTSPSPTTSESESAGGTTRGTENGGIFGGPNG from the coding sequence ATGAGCGAGCACCGTCGCAAACCGCCGCAGCCGCAGGGAGGCGGACGTGCCGCGGCCCGACGCGGTCAGTCCGGCCCGTCCTCCGGCCGCCGGGCGGCACCGCGAGGCGCCACCGGGTCCGCGTCCGAGTACGGGCTGGGCCAGGAGCCGATGGACGAGGAGCGGTCGTACGGCGGCCGGGCCGAGTCGAGGCGCGCGTCGCAGAAGAGTGGAGGGGGCCGCCGCAGGGCGGCCGAGCCCGCCCGTGGGGGGCGCCGAGGCGCACCACCGGGCGGTCCGAGCGGGCCGGGGCGGGGCAGAGGACGCCCTGACGAGCCCGGCAAGAAGCGTTTCATCGACTATCCGCGGGCGGGCAAGTACGGCGCCGGCCGCTGGCTGCCGTCGTGGAAGCTGGTGACCGGCGCCTTCATCGCCTTCTTCGGCGGCATGATCGCCGTCGCGGGCGTCGGCTACGCCTTCGTTGTCGTCCCGGACATAGACAAGACCGCCAGCGCGCAGAACAACGTCTTCTACTGGAGCGACGGCTCGCAGATGGTGTCCACCGGCGGTGAGGTCAACCGCCAGAACATCAACATCTCGCAGATCCCCAAGGAGATGCAGTACGCGGTCATCTCCCAGGAGAACAAGACCTTCGAGACCGACGGCGGCGTCGACCCCAAGGGCATCGCGCGCGCGTTCTTCAACATGGCGCGGGGCGGCCAGACCCAGGGTGGTTCCACGATCACCCAGCAGTACGTGAAGAACGCGATGCTGAACGACCAGTCGCAGACCGTCTCCCGGAAGTTCAAGGAGATCCTCGTCTCGATCAAGGTGGGCGCCAAGGTGCCCAAGGACCAGATCATGGCGGGCTACCTGAACTCCGCGTACTACGGCCGCAGCGCCTACGGCCTCCAGGCCGCGTCGCGCGCGTACTTCAACAAGGAGGCCAAGAACCTCAACGCGGGCGAGTGCGCCTTCCTGGCGGCGACCCTCAAGGGCGCCACCTACTACGACCCGGCGGGCAACCCCTCGATCGACTCGGTGAACGCCACCCGGCAGGCCAACACCAGGCGGGCCCTGTCGCAGATGCAGGACACCCTCGACAAGATGGTCGAGTACGGGCACCTGCCGGCGGCCGAGCGGGCCAAGTACACCAAGCTCCCCAAGCTGGAGAACCCGCGCTCCAACTTCGCCCTGAGCGGCCAGATCGGCTACCTCGTCGACCTCGCCAAGGGCTACCTGGTCAACAACACCGACATCACCTCCGAACGCCTTCAGCAGGGCGGCTTCTCGATCCACACGACCTTCGACAAGAACAAGGTCAAGGAGCTGGAGGCCGCCGTCACGAAGGTGCAGAAGGCCAACATCAAGCCCGAGCTGCGCCCGAAGACGGACACCCACGTGCAGTTCGGCGGTGCCTCGGTGGATCCGGCGACCGGTGCCATCCGCGCCATCTACGGCGGCACCGACGCGACCAAGCACTTCACCAACAACGCCGACGTCACCGGCGCCCAGGTCGGCTCGACGTTCAAGCCGTTCGTGCTCGCCGCCGCGATGAAGTGGGGCGTGCGCGACAAGAGCCTCGGCGAGGAGCAGGCGCAGGACGAGCGCACCCAGGTCTCCCCGAAGAGCCTGTTCAGCGGCAAGGACCAGCTGAAGATCAAGAAGTACGACGGGACGGTCTGGCAGAACGAGAAGGGCAAGGAGTGGCTCCAGACCAATGACGGCAACAAGGACTACGGCACTCCGCCCGACTACAAGATCGACCTCCGTGAGGCGATGCGGGAGTCGGTGAACTCCGCGTTCGTGCAGCTCGGCATGGACGTCGGCCTGGACAAGGTCAAGGAGGCGGCCATCGACGCCGGCCTCAAGGAGGACAGCCTGGCGGGCACCAGCTTCCCGTCGTTCTCCATCGGCATCTCCGACCCCAGCGCGATCCGCATGGCGGGCGCCTACGCCACCTTCGCCGCCAGCGGCGAGCGGCGCGACCCGTACTCGGTCAAGAGCGTGACCGACAAGGACGGCACGGTCTACACCCACAAGGTCAAGACCGCGCAGGCGTTCACCTCGCAGGTCGCGGACAACGTCACCGACGTGCTGAAGACCGTGGTGGAGAAGGGCACCGGCAGCAACGCCCAGCTCCCCGGCCGCGAGGTGGCCGGCAAGACCGGTACCACCGACGGCAACAAGTCCGCCTGGTTCGTGGGCTACACCCCGCAGCTGTCGACGTCGATCACGATGTTCCGCTACGACGACGACGAGTCGCAGAAGAACCGGACGTTCCTGAAGATGTTCGGAACGGGTAACCAGGCGAAGATCCACGGTGCGTCGTTCCCGTCCGAGATCTGGCACGACTACATGGCACAGGCGATGAAGGGCCTCCCGGTGGAGAAGTTCCCCACCCCGGAGCCGATCGGCGAGGTCGTCAACGCCGACCCGACGCCGACGCCGACCCCGACCCCCTCCGAGACCGAGGAGGAGTCGCCGACGCCGAGCCCGACGCCGAGCAAGACGGAGACCACTCCGTCGGCGCCGCCGTCGCCGACCGAGTCCTGCCGGTTCAGCTGGCAGTGCAACGAGGACACCGGCGGCACCGACGACGGCGGCACGGACGGCGGCACCTCGCCGTCGCCGACCACCTCGGAGTCGGAGAGCGCCGGCGGGACCACCAGAGGCACCGAGAACGGGGGCATCTTCGGAGGCCCCAACGGATAG
- a CDS encoding PadR family transcriptional regulator — MSRRSGILEFAVLGLLRESPMHGYELRKRLNTSLGVFRAFSYGTLYPCLKTLLASGWLIEEPGNTSEDALAAPLSGRRAKIVYRLTAQGKEHFEELLSQTGPDAYEDETFAARFAFFGQTSRDVRMRVLEGRRSRLEERLEKMSASLARTRERLDDYTLELQRHGMESVEREVRWLNELIESERAGRDLKGFAAGGSAQQNTTSGASGALPRPGDLPGPDASDDTAT, encoded by the coding sequence ATGAGCCGACGGTCCGGCATCCTTGAGTTCGCCGTACTCGGCCTGCTCCGCGAGTCCCCGATGCACGGCTACGAGCTGCGCAAGCGGCTCAACACGTCGCTCGGCGTGTTCCGTGCGTTCAGCTACGGGACGCTCTATCCCTGCCTCAAGACGCTGCTCGCCAGCGGCTGGTTGATAGAGGAACCGGGCAACACCTCCGAGGACGCCCTGGCGGCACCGCTCTCCGGGCGACGGGCCAAGATCGTCTACCGCCTGACCGCACAGGGCAAGGAGCACTTCGAGGAGCTGCTCTCGCAGACGGGCCCCGACGCCTACGAGGACGAGACCTTCGCCGCCCGGTTCGCCTTCTTCGGGCAGACCTCGCGCGACGTGCGCATGCGCGTGCTGGAGGGCCGCCGCAGCCGGCTGGAGGAGCGGCTGGAGAAGATGAGCGCCTCGCTGGCCCGCACGCGTGAGCGCCTCGACGACTACACACTCGAGCTCCAGCGCCACGGAATGGAGTCCGTGGAGCGCGAAGTGCGCTGGCTGAACGAGCTCATCGAGAGCGAGCGGGCCGGACGCGACCTCAAGGGGTTCGCGGCCGGCGGGTCCGCTCAGCAGAACACCACATCTGGAGCGTCGGGCGCCCTGCCCCGGCCCGGGGACCTCCCCGGACCGGATGCGTCCGACGACACCGCAACGTGA
- a CDS encoding inositol-3-phosphate synthase, whose translation MGSIRVAIVGVGNCAASLVQGVEYYKDADPASKVPGLMHVRFGDYHVGDVEFVAAFDVDAKKVGLDLSDAIGASENNTIKICDVPNKGVTVQRGHTLDGLGKYYRMTIEESEETPVDVVQVLKDQRVDVLVCYLPVGSEDAAKFYAQAAIDAKVAFVNALPVFIAGTKEWADKFTEAGVPIVGDDIKSQVGATITHRVMAKLFEDRGVRLERTMQLNVGGNMDFKNMLERDRLESKKISKTQAVTSQIPDRELGEKNVHIGPSDYVQWLDDRKWAYVRLEGRAFGDVPLNLEYKLEVWDSPNSAGVIIDALRAAKIAKDRGIGGPILSASSYFMKSPPVQYFDDEAYANVEKFIKGEVER comes from the coding sequence ATGGGTTCGATTCGTGTGGCCATCGTCGGCGTGGGCAACTGTGCCGCGTCGCTGGTGCAGGGAGTCGAGTACTACAAGGACGCCGACCCGGCGTCGAAGGTCCCCGGTCTGATGCACGTCCGGTTCGGCGACTACCACGTCGGTGACGTCGAGTTCGTCGCCGCGTTCGACGTCGACGCGAAGAAGGTCGGCCTCGACCTCTCGGACGCGATCGGCGCCAGCGAGAACAACACCATCAAGATCTGCGACGTCCCGAACAAGGGCGTCACGGTCCAGCGCGGGCACACCCTCGACGGGCTCGGCAAGTACTACCGGATGACGATCGAGGAGTCCGAGGAGACCCCGGTCGACGTCGTCCAGGTCCTCAAGGACCAGCGCGTCGACGTCCTCGTCTGCTACCTGCCCGTCGGTTCCGAGGACGCGGCGAAGTTCTACGCCCAGGCCGCCATCGACGCCAAGGTCGCCTTCGTCAACGCCCTCCCGGTCTTCATCGCCGGCACCAAGGAGTGGGCGGACAAGTTCACCGAGGCGGGCGTCCCGATCGTCGGCGACGACATCAAGTCGCAGGTCGGCGCCACCATCACGCACCGCGTGATGGCGAAGCTGTTCGAGGACCGCGGTGTCCGGCTCGAGCGCACCATGCAGCTCAACGTCGGCGGCAACATGGACTTCAAGAACATGCTGGAGCGCGACCGCCTGGAGTCGAAGAAGATCTCCAAGACGCAGGCCGTCACCTCGCAGATCCCCGACCGCGAGCTGGGCGAGAAGAACGTCCACATCGGCCCGTCGGACTACGTCCAGTGGCTCGACGACCGCAAGTGGGCCTACGTCCGCCTCGAGGGCCGCGCCTTCGGCGACGTCCCGCTGAATCTGGAGTACAAGCTCGAGGTCTGGGACTCCCCGAACTCCGCCGGTGTCATCATCGACGCGCTGCGCGCCGCGAAGATCGCCAAGGACCGCGGCATCGGCGGCCCGATCCTCTCGGCCTCCTCGTACTTCATGAAGTCCCCGCCGGTCCAGTACTTCGACGACGAGGCGTACGCGAACGTCGAGAAGTTCATCAAGGGAGAGGTCGAGCGCTGA
- a CDS encoding MFS transporter — MAVVRDLRVLLRLGGFRRLLAVRLLSQGADGVYQVALAAYVVFSPEKQTSAAAIASAMAVLLLPYSLVGPFAGVLLDRWRRRQVFLYGNLLRALLACATAALIVAQVPDWLFYASALCVTAVNRFVLAGLSAALPRVVDDERLVMANSLSPTAGTLAATAGGGLAFLVRLLAADSDAAVVLLGAALYLGAALASLRLGREQLGPDRALVRPSLSTALSGTARDLAAAVRHLAAPARREAAWALGTMTLMRFCYGALLVLVLMLCRYALSATPEAGLALLGLALGVSGAGFFVAAVVTPWAAGRFGAVRWIALCAAAAAVLELALGLPFATVPLLVAAFVLGLTTQGAKIATDTIVQSSVDDGFRGRVFSLYDVLFNLAFVGAAGLAALLLPPDGRSSVLVVTVACVYGAVAVTMARFERW; from the coding sequence ATGGCTGTCGTCCGTGACCTGCGCGTCCTGCTGCGCCTCGGGGGCTTCCGGCGGCTGCTCGCCGTGCGGCTGCTGTCCCAGGGCGCCGACGGCGTCTACCAGGTCGCGCTCGCCGCGTACGTGGTCTTCTCCCCGGAGAAGCAGACCTCGGCCGCCGCGATCGCCTCCGCGATGGCCGTCCTGCTGCTCCCGTACTCGCTGGTGGGCCCGTTCGCGGGGGTCCTGCTCGACCGCTGGCGCCGCCGCCAGGTCTTCCTGTACGGCAATCTGCTGCGCGCGCTGCTGGCGTGCGCGACGGCCGCCCTGATCGTCGCCCAGGTGCCCGACTGGCTCTTCTACGCCTCCGCGCTCTGCGTCACCGCCGTCAACCGGTTCGTGCTGGCGGGTCTGTCCGCCGCGCTGCCCCGCGTCGTCGACGACGAGCGCCTGGTGATGGCCAACTCCCTCTCCCCGACCGCGGGCACGCTCGCCGCGACCGCGGGCGGCGGCCTCGCCTTCCTGGTCCGGCTGCTGGCCGCCGACTCCGACGCCGCGGTGGTGCTGCTCGGCGCCGCCCTGTACCTGGGCGCGGCGCTCGCCTCCCTGCGTCTCGGCCGCGAGCAACTGGGGCCCGACCGCGCCCTGGTACGCCCCAGCCTCTCGACGGCGCTTTCCGGCACCGCACGCGACCTGGCGGCCGCGGTACGGCACCTGGCGGCGCCCGCGCGCCGGGAGGCCGCCTGGGCGCTGGGCACGATGACGCTGATGCGGTTCTGCTACGGCGCCCTGCTCGTCCTGGTGCTGATGCTGTGCCGGTACGCCCTCTCGGCGACGCCCGAAGCGGGACTCGCCCTGCTGGGGCTCGCGTTGGGGGTCTCGGGCGCCGGCTTCTTCGTGGCGGCCGTGGTGACGCCGTGGGCCGCGGGGCGGTTCGGGGCGGTGCGCTGGATCGCCCTGTGCGCCGCTGCCGCCGCCGTCCTCGAACTCGCCCTCGGCCTCCCGTTCGCGACGGTCCCCCTGCTGGTCGCGGCGTTCGTGCTGGGCCTCACCACGCAGGGCGCGAAGATCGCGACGGACACCATCGTCCAGTCCTCCGTCGACGACGGGTTCCGCGGCCGGGTGTTCTCGCTCTACGACGTGCTGTTCAACCTCGCCTTCGTGGGCGCCGCCGGACTGGCCGCCCTGCTGCTCCCGCCGGACGGCCGCTCGTCGGTGCTGGTGGTGACGGTCGCGTGCGTCTACGGGGCGGTTGCGGTGACTATGGCCCGCTTTGAGCGCTGGTAA
- a CDS encoding LppU/SCO3897 family protein, producing MTTPPPQGQNPSAPSEPPAPQGPPAPQGPPAPEGSAAPQGQAPYPQHAGQAPYPPHPGFPQQGAPVPPPRGRRVSKTLIRVGAFVVLAIVLAVVKFYVFQSDAETTSVGSCMHNDGSQTKPDLKTVDCSSSEAQFKVVEKFDGTSDDSRCETVQGATISYYQSGNNHDVVLCLNEVK from the coding sequence GTGACCACTCCGCCGCCCCAGGGCCAGAACCCGTCCGCGCCGAGCGAGCCGCCCGCCCCGCAGGGCCCGCCAGCTCCCCAGGGCCCGCCCGCCCCCGAAGGCTCGGCGGCCCCTCAGGGCCAGGCGCCCTACCCGCAGCACGCGGGCCAGGCGCCCTACCCGCCCCACCCCGGGTTCCCCCAGCAGGGCGCGCCGGTCCCGCCGCCCCGGGGCCGGCGCGTGAGCAAGACGCTGATACGCGTCGGCGCGTTCGTCGTCCTCGCGATCGTCCTCGCCGTGGTGAAGTTCTACGTCTTCCAGTCCGACGCGGAGACCACCTCGGTGGGCAGCTGCATGCACAACGACGGCAGCCAGACCAAGCCGGACCTCAAGACGGTCGACTGCTCCTCCAGCGAGGCGCAGTTCAAGGTCGTCGAGAAGTTCGACGGCACCAGCGACGACAGCCGGTGCGAGACCGTGCAGGGCGCGACGATCTCCTACTACCAGTCGGGCAACAACCACGACGTGGTGCTCTGCCTCAACGAGGTGAAGTAG